A single Crateriforma conspicua DNA region contains:
- a CDS encoding helix-turn-helix transcriptional regulator, with product MKSNLDVFFTIREVAEVLLMGPKGPYKLIKSGELPFVKIGDGSLRVLESDLARYICERRLRGRIPDRLECRKLDELGSLLRVREVAEQLKLGSKGPYKHIGDGELPHIRIGDGSIRVLESDLIEFVNKRRRGDGFYPSDDDDDPDGPGSPSLPVPKPLTQGPNGKHIRRDVA from the coding sequence ATGAAGTCAAATCTCGATGTGTTTTTTACAATCCGTGAAGTTGCGGAAGTTTTACTGATGGGACCGAAAGGCCCCTATAAATTGATCAAGTCCGGTGAGTTACCATTCGTCAAGATTGGCGACGGTTCACTCAGGGTGCTTGAATCTGATCTCGCTCGCTACATCTGTGAGCGTCGTCTGCGAGGTCGAATACCAGATCGTCTTGAATGTCGAAAACTCGACGAACTCGGTTCCTTGCTTAGGGTCAGGGAAGTCGCGGAGCAGCTGAAGCTTGGCTCGAAAGGGCCCTACAAGCACATTGGCGACGGCGAATTACCGCACATCCGAATCGGTGATGGATCCATTCGCGTGCTTGAATCAGACTTGATCGAGTTCGTCAACAAGCGGCGGCGAGGAGACGGCTTTTATCCCTCCGACGATGATGATGACCCCGATGGGCCGGGTAGCCCCAGCTTGCCTGTACCGAAGCCATTGACCCAAGGCCCCAACGGCAAGCACATTAGACGCGACGTTGCGTAG
- a CDS encoding restriction endonuclease → MLPLLQAIADGDEHRLRSLYDQLADVFSLTEDERSQLLPSGQQRLFHNRIGWARTYLKKAGLLDSPKRGFVKITGRGSEILDQEPERIDSALLNRFEEFREFTTQTREQGKTDSESPDVPQKSTPEESIDSAYAEIITQLTGELLETLRNSDPFFFEKVVVKLLRGMGYGGVRGRGVVTPRSGDGGIDGIIYEDKLGLDTVCIQAKRWANVVGRKTVQEFVGSMDLHRSRKGVIITTSHFSPDAQDYVDRIEGKKVVLIDGEELARLMIDHRIGVSVSRSYDIVELSQDFFDETD, encoded by the coding sequence ATGCTTCCCCTACTTCAGGCAATCGCCGATGGGGACGAACACCGATTGCGGAGCCTCTACGATCAATTAGCGGATGTTTTCTCGCTCACCGAAGATGAACGTTCCCAGTTGTTGCCCAGCGGCCAACAACGACTGTTTCACAACCGCATCGGTTGGGCACGTACTTACCTGAAGAAAGCCGGACTCCTCGATTCGCCAAAAAGAGGCTTTGTGAAGATCACTGGGCGAGGATCTGAAATCCTCGATCAAGAGCCGGAACGAATAGACTCAGCTTTACTCAATCGGTTCGAAGAGTTCCGCGAATTTACTACCCAAACTCGTGAACAGGGCAAAACTGACTCCGAGTCACCGGATGTCCCACAAAAATCAACTCCGGAAGAGTCGATCGATTCGGCGTACGCAGAGATAATCACTCAACTCACGGGCGAACTCCTTGAAACTCTTCGCAATAGCGATCCATTTTTCTTTGAAAAGGTCGTAGTCAAACTACTCCGAGGGATGGGATATGGGGGTGTCCGAGGCCGTGGAGTTGTAACTCCGCGTAGTGGTGACGGCGGCATAGACGGCATCATCTACGAAGACAAGCTTGGTCTTGATACCGTTTGCATCCAGGCGAAACGCTGGGCGAACGTTGTGGGAAGAAAGACCGTGCAGGAATTTGTTGGAAGCATGGATTTACACCGGAGCAGAAAGGGGGTGATCATCACCACAAGCCACTTCAGTCCCGACGCTCAGGACTATGTTGATCGAATTGAAGGAAAAAAGGTGGTGCTGATCGACGGAGAAGAGCTGGCTCGGCTCATGATTGATCACCGCATCGGTGTTTCTGTCTCCCGATCGTACGATATCGTTGAATTGTCACAAGATTTTTTCGACGAAACAGACTAG
- a CDS encoding carbon-nitrogen hydrolase family protein, whose translation MPDRPLDRRHFLGHATVGLSTGLAVSATGSAESPQRSDHGNTKSEKKVDRRNVWVASICQHKLSARTPEEMSAKVLRRMKEVVPTNPDIICLPECFHVANIHGSGRPPLPDTAEVPIGKISRPFAKFARDHRCYVICPIHTIDSGRYYNSAVVIDRAGQLVGEYRKINPTEDELKNGITPGPVDPPVFDCDFGRIGVQICFDINWQSNWQRLAEKGAEIVFWPSAFAGGQMLNAMAATYKYHVVSATRIQSSKIIGPMGDDIFSTGRFGEVICGPLNLESAVIQGWQEIAKLERAVTKYGRGVKMTVKHDEAWALIESLDDSIDVDSVLEEFSIETSRDMLMRNTRLQNQSRISPDDES comes from the coding sequence ATGCCTGACCGCCCCCTGGATCGTCGTCATTTCCTTGGACATGCGACGGTCGGACTGAGCACCGGCTTGGCGGTTTCCGCCACGGGATCGGCCGAGTCGCCGCAGCGATCCGACCACGGGAACACGAAAAGCGAGAAGAAAGTCGATCGCAGAAACGTTTGGGTGGCCAGTATTTGCCAGCACAAGTTATCGGCCCGAACACCGGAAGAGATGTCCGCGAAAGTGCTGCGGCGGATGAAGGAAGTCGTCCCCACGAATCCCGACATCATCTGTTTGCCGGAGTGTTTTCACGTCGCCAACATTCACGGCAGCGGTCGCCCACCGTTGCCCGATACCGCGGAAGTCCCCATCGGAAAGATTTCTCGCCCCTTCGCTAAGTTTGCTCGAGATCACCGGTGCTATGTGATTTGCCCGATCCACACGATCGATTCCGGACGCTATTACAACAGTGCCGTCGTCATCGATCGGGCGGGACAACTGGTTGGCGAGTATCGAAAGATCAATCCGACCGAAGACGAACTGAAAAACGGCATCACGCCGGGCCCCGTCGACCCACCGGTATTCGATTGCGATTTTGGTCGCATCGGCGTGCAAATTTGCTTCGATATCAATTGGCAATCCAATTGGCAGCGACTTGCTGAAAAGGGCGCGGAGATCGTCTTTTGGCCGTCCGCGTTCGCCGGCGGGCAAATGCTTAACGCGATGGCAGCGACCTACAAGTACCACGTCGTGTCGGCAACGCGAATCCAGTCATCCAAGATCATCGGCCCCATGGGCGACGACATCTTTTCCACGGGTCGGTTTGGCGAAGTCATCTGCGGCCCGCTGAACTTGGAATCCGCGGTCATTCAAGGTTGGCAAGAGATCGCCAAACTGGAACGAGCGGTGACCAAGTACGGTCGCGGGGTGAAGATGACGGTCAAGCACGATGAAGCCTGGGCGTTAATCGAAAGCCTTGACGATTCGATCGACGTTGATTCGGTCCTTGAAGAGTTTTCGATCGAGACATCACGCGACATGTTGATGCGAAACACCAGGCTGCAAAATCAGTCTCGAATCTCGCCGGACGACGAATCGTAA
- a CDS encoding replication initiator protein A, whose amino-acid sequence MKANEKDKHWFYGLGEGMDQEGLNLVEFPFALLARSVKGQKSITFKDTIRDSSTKEEIERSLTISANVESDLPNYFDQDALVGLSTLAWRKNGFKKITVDFTIYELLKLMKLRDAGANYARIAKSLDNWQGLRFKWSHWRVGDSWTNPSATVLIQDYDLTRRGNREPQAPQVFTWSRLYFEAMQDGNRKPFDADFYFELGKPTTRRMFRFLEKRFWNRVSYNYPIKDFCTQKLRLGEKYPSQYPRVINEAYEDLADRGFLKKLPESARYTKKRDGTLYVNFERGSGRRRAVSVPRELPREEEKKTPSSPILERLVDLGVGNKVAARLAETKAESCDRQIQYLEFKLASGWKPKKGTGGYLVAAIEGDYSPPEGFISEVEKKAKSAVEKKRKRLEEKRNAARKLRENAQEEQAQRELDQYIMSLSEAELDQFYAAAKAKNRLAMEFFQRAIDAGKNDDASSILAKILQNHFKETVLRGRRIRKTP is encoded by the coding sequence ATGAAGGCAAACGAGAAAGACAAGCACTGGTTCTATGGACTAGGTGAGGGAATGGACCAGGAAGGGCTGAACCTGGTCGAGTTCCCATTCGCTCTTCTCGCACGATCGGTGAAAGGTCAGAAAAGCATTACCTTCAAAGACACAATTCGAGACTCTTCAACCAAAGAAGAGATCGAAAGATCACTTACGATTTCGGCGAACGTCGAAAGCGATCTGCCGAACTACTTCGACCAAGATGCACTCGTTGGCCTCAGCACGCTCGCATGGAGGAAGAACGGTTTCAAAAAGATCACGGTCGATTTCACCATCTACGAGCTGTTGAAACTGATGAAGCTCCGAGATGCTGGTGCGAACTATGCTCGAATCGCGAAGTCACTCGACAACTGGCAGGGCCTTCGATTCAAGTGGTCACATTGGCGAGTAGGGGATTCGTGGACGAATCCAAGTGCCACCGTTCTGATTCAGGATTACGATCTCACTCGCCGTGGCAATCGAGAGCCCCAGGCCCCACAAGTTTTCACCTGGAGCAGGCTCTATTTCGAGGCGATGCAGGACGGGAACCGAAAACCATTCGACGCCGATTTCTATTTCGAGCTCGGAAAGCCAACGACACGCAGGATGTTTCGCTTCTTGGAAAAGCGATTCTGGAACCGAGTCAGCTACAACTATCCGATCAAAGATTTCTGCACCCAAAAACTCAGATTAGGTGAGAAGTACCCGTCGCAGTACCCGCGAGTGATCAATGAAGCGTACGAGGATTTGGCCGATCGTGGCTTCCTGAAAAAGCTTCCCGAGTCGGCTCGTTACACGAAGAAGAGAGACGGCACCCTGTACGTCAACTTTGAGCGCGGTAGCGGTCGAAGGCGAGCTGTTTCAGTGCCAAGAGAACTGCCACGCGAAGAAGAAAAGAAAACGCCGTCATCGCCAATTTTGGAGCGTCTCGTTGATCTCGGTGTCGGCAATAAGGTGGCAGCAAGGCTGGCAGAAACGAAGGCAGAAAGCTGTGATCGCCAGATCCAGTATCTCGAATTCAAATTGGCCTCGGGCTGGAAGCCGAAGAAGGGGACGGGCGGCTATCTCGTGGCAGCGATCGAGGGTGATTATTCACCGCCTGAAGGATTCATCTCTGAAGTGGAGAAGAAGGCGAAGTCTGCCGTCGAGAAAAAGCGGAAGCGGCTCGAAGAAAAGCGAAACGCTGCTCGAAAACTCAGAGAGAACGCACAAGAAGAACAAGCACAGCGGGAACTCGATCAGTACATAATGAGCCTCTCAGAAGCAGAGCTGGATCAGTTCTATGCAGCGGCAAAAGCAAAAAATCGCCTTGCGATGGAGTTCTTTCAGCGGGCAATCGATGCCGGCAAGAACGACGACGCATCATCCATCCTCGCGAAGATTCTTCAGAATCATTTTAAGGAAACAGTTTTACGTGGTCGTCGAATTAGAAAAACGCCGTGA
- a CDS encoding tyrosine-type recombinase/integrase codes for MSKHELIDAGTLPPVFGGNQPRSVAELRTVIQQAMDAWLSKTESERTRQAYRQDVEQFLDYLGINPTHIEHMTRVLPEDVTAWRDHLLKQGGRADFDGTPSPGANSTVARKMTSIRSFFSFLQSYGYRGANPAHPHFVATPKVPDEGQTPAIPPKMMSALLRAPDIEKPTGIRDRAILSVFAYMAVRVDELHQMNVGNITQDGEHTVIKIRGKGNSIRKGVIPPVAATAVNQWIETAGIIEDRRGPLFRPGNSPRGGGADGFRRSHMTIRAIQKLVKKYCQEVGIDQAVSVHSLRVTAATEADRAGVPLNQIQQWLGHRDPRTTLRYIRTGQDLDRSPAYTLRY; via the coding sequence ATGTCAAAACACGAGCTGATTGATGCAGGAACACTTCCACCAGTGTTCGGTGGAAACCAACCGCGAAGCGTCGCCGAACTTCGAACAGTCATCCAACAAGCGATGGATGCTTGGCTTTCCAAGACAGAATCCGAGCGAACGCGACAGGCTTACCGACAAGACGTCGAACAGTTTCTCGATTACCTGGGAATCAATCCCACGCACATCGAACACATGACGCGTGTTCTTCCAGAGGACGTCACCGCTTGGCGAGACCATCTTCTGAAACAAGGTGGTCGAGCCGATTTCGATGGGACACCTAGTCCAGGTGCAAACTCAACGGTCGCCCGAAAGATGACTTCGATTCGATCCTTCTTCTCGTTTCTTCAGAGCTACGGTTACCGCGGAGCCAATCCAGCTCATCCGCACTTTGTTGCAACTCCGAAGGTTCCAGACGAAGGACAGACGCCGGCAATTCCGCCCAAAATGATGTCCGCATTGCTTCGAGCTCCCGACATCGAGAAGCCCACTGGGATCCGAGATCGGGCGATTCTTTCCGTTTTTGCGTACATGGCCGTCCGGGTCGACGAATTGCACCAGATGAACGTGGGAAACATCACACAGGACGGTGAACACACCGTGATCAAAATTCGCGGGAAGGGAAATTCGATTCGAAAAGGAGTGATTCCGCCCGTTGCAGCTACCGCCGTCAATCAATGGATCGAAACGGCCGGAATTATCGAGGATCGTCGTGGTCCCCTATTTCGCCCGGGCAATAGCCCGCGAGGTGGTGGAGCCGATGGTTTTCGCCGTAGTCACATGACCATTCGGGCGATCCAGAAACTCGTGAAGAAGTACTGCCAGGAGGTCGGCATTGATCAGGCGGTAAGTGTCCACTCGCTTCGTGTGACTGCCGCTACGGAAGCCGACCGAGCAGGTGTTCCGCTCAATCAGATCCAGCAGTGGCTTGGACACCGTGATCCAAGGACCACGCTCCGGTATATTCGCACAGGGCAAGACTTGGATCGCAGTCCGGCTTACACGCTTCGGTATTAG
- a CDS encoding IS3 family transposase (programmed frameshift), with protein MEKRRIYSREFKLAAVRKVVEHGLSFPAVAKDLDVGANLIRKWKKNFEADGSLESEITSSSSVESELKRLREENRQLKMERDIFKKSDGVLRQRKQLRIQFIDEHRERWPIAVLCRALEVTRAAFYKFANRKDTPTQAKQSQVIDAIKAVHSQRHHDAYGSPRMHRELVKRGIQCCRNTVAKCMRKAGIQANRRANFRISTTDSNHNSPIAPNLLEQDFSTETLNQVWLTDITYIPTKEGFTYLAAFVDLHSRKIVGWRTSHHIDSNLVVAALDQALAIRTPKAGLIIHSDRGSQYASEHFRGRLNCHRLVQSMSRRGNCYDNAPMESFFKSYKTEEVQEIYDTHEHATRGVSEYIEGFYNPIRLHSSLEYQSPIEFEQAFKKLSLVSES; from the exons ATGGAAAAGCGTCGAATTTATAGTCGTGAGTTCAAACTCGCGGCAGTCCGAAAAGTCGTGGAGCACGGTTTGTCATTTCCAGCGGTCGCCAAAGACCTCGATGTCGGTGCGAATCTGATTCGCAAGTGGAAGAAAAACTTTGAAGCCGACGGCTCGCTGGAAAGTGAAATCACCAGCAGCAGTTCAGTCGAATCCGAGCTGAAGCGACTCCGTGAAGAAAATCGACAGCTCAAAATGGAACGCGACATTT TTAAAAAAAGCGACGGCGTTCTTCGCCAAAGAAAACAGCTGAGAATTCAGTTTATCGACGAGCACCGCGAACGATGGCCGATCGCGGTGCTCTGCCGAGCTCTCGAAGTGACGCGTGCGGCTTTCTACAAGTTCGCCAACCGTAAAGATACGCCGACACAGGCAAAGCAATCACAGGTCATCGACGCAATCAAAGCGGTTCATTCGCAAAGGCATCACGATGCCTATGGAAGCCCAAGAATGCATCGCGAGCTTGTCAAACGCGGCATCCAGTGCTGCCGAAACACAGTTGCCAAGTGCATGCGAAAAGCAGGAATCCAAGCAAATCGCCGTGCCAACTTTAGAATCTCCACCACCGACTCCAATCACAATTCACCGATTGCTCCCAATCTTCTTGAACAGGACTTTTCGACTGAGACGCTCAATCAAGTCTGGCTGACAGACATCACGTACATCCCCACTAAAGAAGGATTCACCTACCTGGCCGCGTTTGTTGACCTGCATTCACGAAAGATCGTTGGCTGGAGAACCAGTCACCACATCGACTCAAATCTGGTGGTCGCGGCGCTGGATCAGGCCCTTGCGATCCGCACCCCTAAAGCAGGATTGATCATCCACAGTGATCGTGGTTCCCAGTACGCGAGCGAACATTTCCGAGGTCGATTGAATTGCCACCGGCTCGTTCAAAGCATGAGCCGTCGTGGCAACTGCTACGACAACGCCCCAATGGAATCTTTCTTTAAGAGTTACAAAACCGAAGAAGTTCAAGAGATATACGACACCCACGAGCATGCGACGCGCGGCGTGTCAGAATACATCGAAGGATTTTATAACCCAATTCGCTTGCACTCATCGTTGGAATACCAGAGTCCCATCGAGTTTGAGCAAGCCTTCAAAAAACTCTCACTCGTCAGTGAATCCTGA
- a CDS encoding AAA family ATPase — protein sequence MKLKAVHVKDFRCVRDSGQFQIGDVTCLVGKNESGKTALLQALYRLNPVEGNEGTFSVTDDYPRSEVSDYEQEIEDGTRDHAIPIEATFAIDDETASQIESAFGVGVLRNRDFTLSKAYEATTRIVGVRVDESVATQHLIASAGLDSDVVSLVSEANDIDGLSKILNEDAKRRSQEVNAAQSAANAIQDPTEKAKAQQNARALGESLAAKSLRELTETIAGNNGLSLHIWREFLEPNLPLFLYFDEYYQMTGEVNIEQLRQRSANNQLRDSDKPLIGLLEMARLKLETIQDTSKTEDLINKLEGASNRLTNQVFKYWSQNHHLRVTFDVRTAKPDDPPEMQSGTNLWGRVHDSLHSVTTRLASRSKGFVWFFSFLAWFSKQKNRKQPLILLLDEPGLFLHAKAQGDLLRYIETELKPHHQVMYTTHSPFMVDPHNFERIRIVEDRTTLADGLVNIDEQGTKVFTEVLEANEASLFPLQGALGYDIAQTLFVGPYSLIVEGVSDLIYLQVISSLLAQNGRTGLDPQWTITPVGGCDKVATFCALLGSQAGLTVATLIDRSNKDAQKIDNLYKSRLLSKKHVLTYADFTGGQEADVEDMFEIGVYLQLVNGEFSDVLSKKITQTALKSKKPRLTQRLEDYFDANPLDKGQRFNHYRPARYLSEKSATLAKKILASNKTVDRFEKAFQQLNSLVS from the coding sequence ATGAAACTTAAAGCCGTACACGTAAAAGATTTTCGTTGCGTCCGTGATTCAGGACAATTTCAGATAGGGGATGTCACTTGTCTCGTAGGCAAGAACGAGTCTGGTAAGACAGCATTGCTCCAAGCTTTGTACCGATTGAATCCAGTTGAGGGCAATGAAGGCACATTCAGTGTGACTGACGACTATCCGCGATCGGAAGTTTCCGACTACGAGCAAGAGATCGAAGACGGAACGCGCGATCACGCGATTCCGATTGAAGCAACATTCGCGATTGACGACGAAACTGCATCTCAAATTGAGTCTGCTTTTGGCGTGGGCGTCTTACGAAATCGCGACTTTACTTTGTCGAAAGCCTATGAAGCAACCACACGGATAGTGGGCGTGCGAGTGGATGAGTCTGTAGCAACTCAGCATCTAATCGCAAGTGCTGGCTTAGACTCCGACGTCGTTTCGCTTGTATCTGAAGCGAATGACATTGATGGACTATCAAAGATTCTAAATGAAGATGCAAAACGAAGATCACAAGAAGTGAATGCTGCACAAAGCGCAGCCAATGCAATTCAAGATCCGACGGAAAAAGCGAAAGCCCAACAAAATGCTCGAGCACTTGGGGAGTCTCTGGCTGCCAAGTCGCTTCGCGAACTCACCGAGACAATCGCAGGTAACAATGGGCTCTCGCTCCATATATGGCGCGAATTCCTTGAGCCAAATCTTCCCCTATTTCTGTATTTCGACGAATACTACCAGATGACGGGTGAAGTGAATATTGAGCAGCTAAGACAACGTTCTGCTAACAATCAGCTTAGAGACTCAGACAAACCGCTTATTGGGCTGTTGGAAATGGCGCGGCTGAAACTCGAGACAATTCAGGATACTTCAAAGACCGAAGATTTGATCAACAAGCTAGAGGGTGCATCGAATCGTTTGACAAACCAAGTATTCAAGTATTGGTCGCAAAATCACCATCTTCGAGTGACCTTTGACGTACGGACCGCAAAGCCAGACGATCCTCCAGAGATGCAATCTGGAACAAATTTGTGGGGGCGTGTCCACGATTCGTTGCATTCTGTCACTACTCGACTAGCGTCAAGATCCAAAGGATTCGTTTGGTTCTTTTCGTTTCTCGCTTGGTTTTCTAAGCAAAAAAATCGGAAGCAGCCACTGATACTTTTGCTTGATGAACCTGGGCTATTTCTGCACGCCAAGGCTCAAGGTGACTTGCTCCGCTACATCGAGACGGAGCTAAAGCCGCACCATCAAGTCATGTACACAACGCACTCGCCCTTTATGGTTGACCCGCACAACTTCGAAAGAATCAGAATCGTCGAAGACCGCACAACGCTCGCTGACGGCCTGGTCAATATCGATGAGCAGGGCACCAAGGTTTTTACAGAAGTGCTGGAAGCAAATGAGGCGAGCTTGTTTCCGCTTCAAGGGGCGCTTGGGTACGACATTGCCCAGACGCTCTTTGTCGGTCCATATTCTTTGATAGTTGAAGGAGTATCTGATCTGATCTACCTGCAGGTGATATCATCTTTGCTCGCCCAAAATGGACGAACCGGACTCGACCCTCAGTGGACAATTACACCGGTCGGCGGATGCGATAAGGTTGCGACATTCTGTGCCCTGCTGGGATCTCAGGCTGGACTAACCGTTGCAACGTTGATCGATCGCTCGAACAAAGACGCTCAAAAGATTGACAATCTATACAAATCTCGGCTGCTATCGAAAAAGCACGTCCTCACGTACGCAGACTTTACCGGTGGTCAGGAGGCCGACGTTGAAGACATGTTTGAAATCGGAGTGTACTTGCAACTCGTCAACGGTGAGTTCTCTGACGTTCTCTCCAAGAAGATTACGCAAACAGCATTGAAGAGCAAAAAGCCAAGACTTACACAACGGCTTGAGGATTACTTCGATGCCAATCCTTTGGATAAAGGACAACGCTTTAACCACTATCGGCCAGCCCGGTACCTTTCGGAGAAATCAGCGACTCTCGCGAAGAAGATTCTTGCGAGCAATAAAACCGTAGACAGATTCGAGAAGGCGTTTCAACAACTGAACTCGCTCGTGTCTTAG
- a CDS encoding DUF6876 family protein, with amino-acid sequence MVTDLRKDYSEGELPAFLHANLASPCLDVTTEKRQLNGGNMNEKRTITHSDLRQFTGDSVRYRSIHPQVICTPGIHYLAENAGAFWLVNTIASYYSSPEMRKAIEQDIRVADMQIWRLDVRDQTGVLTARADAGEPTFIRQVIDYTDFPLDRADIWGVSNSVHTTLMLPSEY; translated from the coding sequence ATGGTCACCGATCTTCGCAAGGACTACTCGGAAGGGGAACTTCCTGCGTTCCTCCATGCTAATCTCGCCTCTCCATGCCTTGACGTCACTACAGAAAAACGTCAACTCAATGGAGGCAACATGAACGAAAAGAGAACAATCACACACAGCGACTTGAGGCAGTTCACCGGAGACTCAGTTCGGTATCGCTCGATTCACCCGCAAGTGATTTGCACCCCCGGAATTCACTACTTGGCCGAAAACGCTGGTGCGTTCTGGCTCGTCAACACGATCGCAAGCTATTACAGCTCGCCAGAAATGCGAAAGGCAATCGAGCAGGACATCCGTGTAGCTGACATGCAGATATGGCGATTGGATGTCAGAGACCAGACCGGAGTTCTTACGGCTCGTGCCGATGCCGGCGAGCCGACATTCATTCGACAAGTTATCGACTACACAGATTTCCCTCTTGATCGGGCTGATATCTGGGGAGTGAGCAACTCGGTTCACACTACCTTGATGTTGCCCTCTGAGTACTGA
- a CDS encoding ParA family protein, giving the protein MSAFVLTLYARKGGVGRTLMSQNLAGACAEHGGKVLVIDLDPQASVSKNFFGRDFVSRLRPYQTTAALFDESRDPEYSEIIHKTKVDEIDIAPSSDFLEPFDLPNPTERGEMQFAVRDLVEAVRGDFHLILIDTPPNVSNLLAWAALMASDFVVTPVQPEKNSCEGVLDVKQRLHYALRNGNSELVDLGYFINNMDARTTQHRIMEEELRQLYGSQVFDTVIYRRTEFQNTQHAHRPITHESPNSSEAGIIRDLLHEIVERVDLETQKSIARGAA; this is encoded by the coding sequence GTGTCAGCATTTGTTCTTACCCTCTATGCCAGAAAAGGCGGTGTGGGCCGAACTTTGATGAGCCAAAACCTTGCCGGAGCCTGTGCAGAGCACGGTGGCAAAGTCCTCGTCATTGACCTCGACCCCCAAGCGAGCGTCAGCAAAAACTTCTTCGGGCGAGACTTCGTTTCACGACTTCGCCCCTACCAGACAACGGCTGCCCTGTTCGACGAATCAAGAGACCCCGAGTACTCAGAAATCATCCACAAGACGAAAGTGGACGAAATCGACATCGCTCCGAGCTCAGATTTTCTTGAGCCATTCGATCTTCCAAACCCGACCGAACGTGGCGAGATGCAGTTTGCCGTTCGAGACCTGGTTGAGGCGGTGAGGGGAGACTTCCATTTGATCCTGATCGATACTCCGCCAAACGTTTCAAACCTGCTCGCCTGGGCTGCCCTCATGGCAAGCGACTTCGTCGTCACCCCAGTGCAGCCAGAGAAAAATTCCTGCGAAGGAGTGCTCGACGTGAAGCAGCGGCTTCACTATGCCCTTCGAAACGGGAACTCAGAACTCGTCGATCTTGGTTACTTCATCAACAACATGGATGCGAGGACCACCCAGCACCGCATCATGGAAGAAGAGCTCCGCCAGCTCTATGGCTCCCAGGTCTTCGACACGGTGATCTATCGCCGCACGGAATTTCAGAACACGCAGCACGCCCACAGGCCGATCACGCACGAGAGTCCGAATTCGTCGGAAGCCGGCATCATTCGGGATCTTCTCCATGAGATCGTCGAGCGAGTGGATCTGGAAACGCAAAAATCAATCGCAAGGGGGGCAGCGTAG
- a CDS encoding tyrosine-type recombinase/integrase, translated as MHYHTPKPFFRKSRKRWYVQIGGKQINLGPDKEEAFRRYYQLMADAASGIPAAPKTDDNHLVASLCEYFLEWVQRNRSPDTYEWYRYRLQRFVDHHPDLTAAKLRPFHVERWVDSYELSKTSRRNYYRSIKRCLKWAVRQGYIEKNPLELLEVPSGESREIYVPPDEFKRMLEFVTNDDFRDLLVATYTTGCRPQESLRVQTRHVQLEHRRWVFPTSESKGKREPRIVYMSDESQAIVERRIRQSAPNAHIFCNAKGKPWTTEAVNCAFDRLQERMGRAVLKDLSLDVSDEEVRAFIPKLSPTKREKGKLREKRPAELRYEAVEKLRGKLRRKHARRYSLYAFRHAFATNGLRNGLDSISVSILLGHRDVSTLARTYQHLGQNPEHMQEQARKAANNKKKKGK; from the coding sequence ATGCACTACCACACCCCAAAACCCTTTTTCCGAAAGAGCCGCAAACGCTGGTACGTCCAGATCGGCGGCAAACAGATCAACCTCGGCCCGGACAAGGAGGAGGCATTCCGTCGGTACTACCAGCTGATGGCCGATGCCGCTTCCGGCATTCCGGCCGCACCCAAGACAGACGACAACCATTTGGTTGCGTCTCTTTGTGAGTACTTCCTCGAATGGGTTCAGAGGAATCGATCGCCCGACACCTACGAGTGGTATCGATACCGGCTTCAACGCTTCGTCGATCATCACCCCGACCTGACCGCAGCGAAGCTTCGGCCATTTCACGTCGAACGCTGGGTCGATTCCTACGAGCTTTCGAAAACGAGCCGGCGAAATTACTACCGCAGCATCAAACGCTGCCTAAAGTGGGCCGTTCGCCAGGGCTACATCGAGAAGAATCCGCTCGAGCTCCTGGAAGTTCCGAGCGGAGAGTCCAGAGAAATCTATGTCCCGCCGGATGAATTCAAGCGAATGCTTGAATTCGTCACCAACGACGACTTTCGGGATCTTCTCGTCGCGACCTACACGACCGGATGCCGCCCCCAGGAATCACTTCGTGTTCAAACCAGGCACGTGCAACTCGAACATCGTCGCTGGGTCTTCCCGACCAGCGAGTCGAAGGGAAAACGAGAACCGCGAATCGTCTATATGTCCGACGAATCGCAAGCGATCGTGGAACGTCGCATCCGGCAATCCGCTCCGAACGCCCACATCTTTTGCAACGCAAAGGGAAAGCCATGGACGACCGAAGCAGTAAACTGTGCCTTTGACCGACTTCAGGAGCGGATGGGGCGAGCCGTTTTGAAAGACCTCAGTCTCGACGTAAGCGATGAAGAGGTGAGGGCGTTTATTCCCAAGCTGTCGCCGACAAAACGCGAAAAGGGAAAACTTCGAGAGAAACGCCCAGCTGAACTTCGGTACGAAGCCGTTGAGAAGCTTCGCGGGAAGCTCAGACGAAAACATGCACGACGCTACTCGCTCTACGCGTTCCGGCACGCCTTCGCCACAAACGGGCTGAGGAATGGACTAGACTCGATTTCAGTTTCGATTCTCCTCGGCCACAGAGACGTCTCGACTCTGGCCAGAACTTACCAGCATCTTGGACAGAACCCCGAGCACATGCAGGAGCAAGCGAGAAAGGCTGCCAACAACAAAAAGAAGAAAGGGAAGTAG